The following coding sequences lie in one Thalassoglobus polymorphus genomic window:
- a CDS encoding disk-shape morphogenesis protein volactin, translating into MKTIALDLGCSEFRSIRQDGQRLIARRVPAVYCSVADEPSNRKLLEQARIPFSFAQGALIVIGNAAEELASLIHCPVLPVMIEGHFPWDDPVGRQVCSVLIESLVPMAKDATCTATLPHSMMRKSTEQLNVIEKLLSLRGYRSTFLKPASALALAELQESEFSGIGIVLGSESISISITRYGTPVLETVFGQGFRAIEQRFAKSRHRYLWDQRGNRYLDLHSVRKWLQEADISLESPGSGDELWIVQQFHQLLSDAWASALPDLIRVSQNLQLQRRLPVVYSGGPTHMNGFPEFLSHVMRKSHMPFRIQELRSSIFGPYSVARGLLVHSTLNSLSRQPASTKAA; encoded by the coding sequence GTGAAGACAATTGCATTAGATCTTGGTTGTAGTGAATTCCGTTCTATTCGTCAGGATGGACAACGCCTTATCGCTAGAAGAGTCCCGGCTGTCTATTGCAGCGTGGCTGACGAACCATCAAATCGCAAGTTGTTAGAACAGGCGCGAATTCCTTTTTCGTTCGCTCAGGGCGCCCTCATAGTCATCGGAAACGCAGCTGAGGAACTTGCAAGCTTGATTCATTGCCCTGTGCTTCCTGTCATGATAGAAGGGCACTTCCCCTGGGATGATCCAGTCGGTCGACAGGTTTGCTCTGTGCTGATCGAAAGCCTGGTGCCAATGGCAAAAGATGCAACCTGCACTGCGACACTTCCACATTCGATGATGCGGAAATCTACCGAACAGTTGAACGTCATTGAAAAACTCCTCAGCTTGCGCGGATATCGATCAACATTTTTAAAACCTGCGTCGGCGTTGGCATTAGCAGAGTTGCAGGAATCCGAGTTCAGCGGGATTGGAATCGTTCTGGGCTCCGAATCAATCTCGATCAGTATCACGCGTTACGGGACACCAGTTCTGGAAACGGTTTTCGGCCAAGGATTTCGGGCAATCGAACAACGTTTCGCAAAGAGCCGTCATCGATATTTATGGGACCAACGCGGGAATCGATATCTTGATTTGCACTCGGTCCGGAAGTGGCTTCAAGAGGCGGACATTTCTCTCGAATCGCCTGGCTCGGGTGACGAATTATGGATCGTGCAACAGTTCCATCAACTTCTTTCCGATGCTTGGGCCTCAGCGCTTCCAGACTTAATACGCGTGAGTCAGAATTTACAATTGCAACGACGGCTGCCGGTTGTCTACTCCGGGGGACCAACTCACATGAATGGTTTCCCCGAATTCCTTTCGCATGTGATGCGCAAGAGTCACATGCCGTTCCGCATTCAAGAATTGCGATCATCAATATTCGGACCGTACAGCGTTGCGAGAGGACTCCTTGTCCACTCCACCCTGAACTCTTTATCCAGGCAACCTGCAAGCACCAAAGCTGCCTAA
- a CDS encoding MarR family winged helix-turn-helix transcriptional regulator, with protein sequence MKSEYSEFVDTLTALNRTSRQFISEQYSEWNAVSESAAVLLKLLANEGTEQWTQTKLAQEMCVSESSLCTLIERLRGEQLLHRERDAIDRRKTRLTLTPQGHLAAEQISLTDRKIEATLQKHLSNEAKISLVDACQSLLDACKKSQLDGDLTRRAA encoded by the coding sequence GTGAAATCAGAATACTCAGAGTTTGTCGACACGCTGACGGCACTCAATCGCACATCTCGCCAGTTCATCTCAGAGCAATATTCTGAATGGAATGCTGTCAGTGAGTCAGCTGCTGTTCTTTTGAAACTTCTCGCTAACGAGGGAACAGAGCAGTGGACCCAAACAAAGCTGGCACAGGAAATGTGTGTCTCAGAATCCAGCTTATGCACGTTGATCGAACGACTCCGGGGAGAGCAACTCCTTCACCGTGAGCGGGATGCAATAGACCGCCGGAAAACTCGCCTAACTCTGACACCCCAAGGACACTTGGCCGCGGAGCAAATTTCACTGACCGACAGAAAAATCGAAGCCACACTGCAGAAGCATCTTTCAAATGAAGCAAAAATCAGTTTGGTCGATGCGTGCCAGTCGTTACTCGATGCTTGCAAAAAGTCGCAACTGGATGGCGACCTGACAAGGAGGGCAGCGTAA
- a CDS encoding prenyltransferase/squalene oxidase repeat-containing protein: MVSQVWFVPVSQLHAQEPPGQSKFLDERAVRVTEDALKWLAERQNEDGTFGTARTSPHQVGVTALCGMAFLASGSVPEAGPYAEHVSKSVQFMLSCSQPNGYLVNTELKTHGPMYGHGFGTMFLAEVYGMSNRDDLRLKLKKAVNLIIATQNSEGGWRYNPVPDDADISVTVCQVMALRAARNAGIAVPKEVIDRAVVYLKKCQNPDGGFRYRIFDAAESKVARSAAALVALYTAGITDDPALQRGFEYLHAKRELNDDRAYRYYAAYYSAQAYWHSGGEDWSNGFPVLRDRLLDSVNTDHWEDTAMGNEYATAMALIALQIPNNLVPIFER, from the coding sequence ATGGTTTCGCAGGTTTGGTTCGTCCCTGTCAGCCAACTTCATGCGCAGGAGCCACCGGGACAATCAAAGTTTCTCGATGAGCGTGCAGTTCGAGTGACAGAAGATGCGTTGAAATGGCTGGCTGAACGTCAAAATGAGGACGGCACTTTTGGGACGGCGAGAACATCCCCGCATCAAGTCGGAGTCACAGCACTTTGCGGAATGGCGTTTCTTGCATCAGGAAGTGTTCCAGAGGCAGGACCGTATGCAGAGCATGTTTCAAAGTCTGTTCAGTTCATGCTCTCTTGTTCACAGCCGAATGGTTATCTCGTCAACACAGAACTCAAAACACATGGTCCCATGTATGGGCATGGATTTGGGACGATGTTTCTGGCCGAAGTTTACGGCATGTCCAACCGCGATGACTTGCGCCTGAAACTCAAAAAAGCGGTGAACCTCATTATTGCGACCCAAAACTCAGAAGGGGGGTGGCGTTACAATCCCGTCCCGGACGACGCAGACATCTCTGTCACAGTCTGTCAGGTGATGGCATTGCGAGCGGCGAGGAATGCAGGCATTGCAGTCCCCAAGGAAGTGATCGACCGGGCTGTTGTGTACCTCAAGAAGTGTCAAAACCCTGATGGAGGATTTCGATACCGAATCTTCGATGCGGCAGAATCCAAAGTCGCCCGGTCTGCGGCAGCGCTCGTCGCACTTTACACTGCAGGAATTACTGATGACCCAGCATTGCAACGGGGGTTTGAATACCTCCATGCGAAGCGAGAACTCAACGATGACCGAGCGTATCGTTACTATGCAGCCTACTACAGCGCTCAAGCGTACTGGCACTCCGGTGGAGAGGATTGGTCGAACGGATTTCCGGTACTGCGTGACAGACTCCTTGATTCCGTAAACACTGATCACTGGGAAGATACTGCAATGGGAAACGAATACGCCACTGCGATGGCATTAATCGCGCTGCAGATCCCCAACAATCTGGTCCCGATTTTTGAACGTTAA
- a CDS encoding TolC family protein, with protein MRIRSRKLKSWITCLIGLSVVGSSVGCSRSFWRQQADADTYEAITEHLTDQRWAVPRIDLTPDPRSRFYDPYDPDHAPLPPDDPAAHTYMHWVNGWEGYKCWHQFGDLMSVENPQWLAQFGFTPEMIDEVTGEYIAPVPQLENVKLVEAIELSQIHSRDYQFELENLFLTALAVTFERYQLGVRYLEPTGGVSGTLTEGGGLGRFNVNSIGVSQSLPWGTQLVTSLANTTLWSFGAGGQSSSVSTLSFQILQPLLNDAGRKVNLENLTQIERDLLYQARSLARFRKELFTDIVQDYLGLLQQFQAIRNEEGNIERLREQLERLLAANQPEFSSANVEVPDLGADFEIPEELQHKLDYRLKRLIWRGLMTAQEEQIFRNIRPDPEFQAKIDELKSSLPNVASGLNVLQVQFDLTNSVNRLRGQERALQDSLDSFKISLGLPPDMQMTINDRMLKPFEVIDPRLTEQEELIKDFIEELYVDNATEPSQLKTIATNFSAILETVKRDVVEVIGNDLDKFKTILPTRLETLEEPSAKAQLMADYTQVKDRYEAFLGDFGDIEAATEAILVRLEQPDIDEVLALQLLSQLIDMRQDLLLKVQSAAVIQVSSRVELIDIAEFDVSLEDATYTAVDQRLDLMNSRARVMDARRRVEVIANDLKSVLDVGIDGSLSTPSGETNPFDFRSDTGQLTASLSFDTPLDQIDERNAYREALIAYQRQRRNYMAAEDEVKASVRTAWRQLNVLKQNLETSRLAVRIAALQYESAVAEGAAPKDPRQVANSGSSGVEGQNLTRALSSILQAQNQLISNYVSYERNRLNIYRDMGIMDIGPDGIWNDQVYRNLDRFDEEAVNNGGFNEDNNINENDSAVRQLNGLDRGGNRVSLLGGTRPGDENDEPGVVELDHVLGRLGENPGRSADVESGARPFPGQFVGTRESRQSE; from the coding sequence ATGCGTATTCGATCCCGTAAATTAAAATCCTGGATCACCTGTCTGATTGGACTCTCAGTCGTGGGTTCCTCTGTAGGATGCTCACGCTCATTCTGGAGGCAGCAAGCAGATGCCGACACCTATGAAGCGATCACAGAACACCTGACCGACCAACGCTGGGCCGTCCCCAGGATCGATCTGACGCCGGACCCGCGGAGTCGTTTTTATGATCCCTACGACCCGGACCACGCTCCACTCCCTCCAGATGATCCAGCAGCCCACACCTACATGCATTGGGTGAATGGCTGGGAAGGCTACAAATGCTGGCATCAATTCGGAGACTTGATGAGTGTCGAAAACCCTCAGTGGTTGGCACAGTTTGGATTTACTCCAGAGATGATCGACGAAGTCACCGGAGAGTACATCGCTCCGGTTCCACAATTGGAAAATGTGAAGCTCGTCGAAGCGATCGAACTCTCGCAAATTCATAGTCGAGACTATCAGTTCGAATTGGAGAATTTGTTCCTCACAGCTTTAGCTGTCACGTTTGAGCGGTATCAACTTGGGGTTCGTTATCTGGAACCGACAGGTGGCGTCTCTGGAACATTGACAGAGGGAGGTGGCCTGGGCCGTTTCAACGTTAACTCGATCGGCGTGAGTCAATCACTTCCCTGGGGAACACAACTTGTTACGAGCTTGGCGAACACGACTTTGTGGTCATTTGGAGCAGGCGGGCAAAGCTCGTCTGTTTCCACACTTTCGTTTCAGATTCTGCAACCATTGCTCAACGATGCAGGTCGAAAAGTCAACTTGGAAAATTTGACCCAAATCGAACGGGATCTTCTGTATCAAGCTCGTAGTCTCGCTCGATTCCGGAAGGAATTGTTTACAGACATCGTTCAAGACTATCTGGGCCTGCTGCAACAATTTCAGGCGATTCGCAACGAAGAGGGCAACATTGAACGTCTTCGTGAACAACTTGAACGCTTGCTGGCTGCCAACCAGCCAGAATTTTCTTCAGCAAATGTCGAAGTCCCGGATCTCGGTGCTGATTTCGAAATCCCTGAAGAATTACAGCATAAATTGGACTATCGCCTCAAACGACTCATTTGGCGCGGGCTCATGACCGCCCAGGAAGAGCAAATTTTCCGAAACATTCGGCCCGATCCGGAGTTTCAAGCAAAGATTGATGAATTGAAAAGCTCACTTCCTAACGTCGCGAGTGGATTAAACGTTTTGCAGGTTCAGTTTGATTTAACGAACTCGGTCAACCGCTTGCGCGGACAAGAACGAGCTCTCCAAGACAGTCTTGATTCGTTCAAGATCAGTCTGGGCTTACCTCCTGACATGCAGATGACAATCAACGACCGAATGCTCAAGCCATTTGAAGTCATCGACCCTCGCCTCACCGAGCAAGAAGAACTTATTAAGGACTTCATTGAAGAGCTGTATGTCGATAACGCGACAGAACCTTCTCAACTCAAAACAATTGCGACAAATTTTTCAGCGATACTGGAAACGGTCAAACGAGATGTTGTCGAAGTCATTGGTAACGATCTTGATAAATTCAAAACGATCCTGCCAACCCGTTTAGAGACTTTAGAAGAGCCGAGTGCCAAAGCGCAACTCATGGCGGACTACACACAGGTCAAAGATCGCTATGAGGCTTTTCTGGGAGACTTCGGAGATATCGAAGCAGCGACGGAAGCAATCCTTGTTCGATTAGAACAGCCAGACATCGACGAAGTTCTGGCTCTTCAACTGCTGTCTCAGCTCATTGATATGAGGCAGGATTTGCTGCTTAAAGTCCAAAGTGCTGCTGTGATTCAGGTGAGTTCACGTGTAGAATTGATTGACATTGCCGAATTCGATGTTTCGTTGGAGGACGCAACATATACGGCGGTCGATCAACGATTGGACTTAATGAATTCACGAGCCCGTGTGATGGATGCCCGCCGGCGTGTTGAAGTGATTGCCAATGACCTCAAAAGTGTCTTGGATGTTGGCATCGACGGAAGTCTCTCAACCCCTTCAGGTGAGACAAACCCCTTTGATTTCCGTAGTGACACCGGACAACTGACAGCATCGTTATCATTTGACACTCCGCTCGATCAAATTGACGAACGGAACGCCTACCGCGAGGCATTAATCGCATACCAACGTCAACGCCGAAATTACATGGCTGCTGAGGATGAGGTGAAGGCAAGCGTGCGGACAGCTTGGCGTCAACTGAATGTCCTCAAGCAAAACCTGGAGACTTCTCGACTGGCTGTTCGAATTGCCGCATTACAGTACGAATCGGCTGTTGCGGAAGGGGCTGCCCCCAAAGATCCACGGCAAGTTGCCAACAGCGGGTCAAGTGGTGTGGAAGGCCAAAACTTGACGAGAGCACTGAGTTCGATCCTGCAAGCACAGAACCAGTTAATCTCGAACTACGTGAGTTACGAACGAAATCGACTTAACATTTACCGAGATATGGGTATCATGGACATTGGTCCAGATGGCATCTGGAACGACCAAGTCTATCGCAACCTGGACAGATTCGATGAAGAAGCTGTCAATAATGGTGGGTTCAATGAAGACAATAACATCAACGAAAACGACTCAGCGGTCCGGCAACTCAACGGTCTGGATCGCGGCGGCAATCGGGTTAGTCTGCTTGGGGGGACTCGCCCTGGCGACGAGAACGATGAGCCCGGGGTTGTGGAGCTCGATCACGTTCTCGGGCGGCTCGGCGAAAATCCCGGCAGATCTGCTGACGTCGAAAGTGGAGCGAGGCCCTTTCCTGGTCAGTTTGTCGGTACAAGGGAATCTCGACAGTCAGAGTAA
- a CDS encoding polysaccharide biosynthesis/export family protein, translated as MTNPMWAYFIDSGLSIEGLKTMSSRWYFVRLVACLAAFSLSIHQGANAQNQFAGSQSLQRSPSGMKIVEASQPQNQTHYFTIVGAVHRSGVYSADEHKVSLSRLLESAGGFASVTRPTIRVVGGGRERYRFLYNPNRESQPNVQSGEVIVVLPNPGQMTTETEIPVIPVACIGLDDRPIVLPLSTDIRTVDDLLNRLKQTQQLTDSVNILDPFGRPNTRMLAPGSVILCNPQLVDTQALSSTEAFPPAVPLTPEKNEEPLSNNEAPELESSMVVVPAPLRPSIVTPIPERPIAGPELTLTPLQSPLVSTERPALPKMEKTQVARSFEKTIPSEMTTKIAEYLSEPRQTAQTQLQSYDLPLLESESATSTSAPAPTTAPAPLPTTSISSVAPAPPEAFPVRRNQVNRGNRNQASKTGLVPTTSPQSALRKDASSSTIANSSPVVTKSETPISKRVPSIWTILPIAFAVALMGFIGFVLSVLWSRHDRRKQRNQISDTASNTRPSVDVSEEQSDLQQVSMILNRSIPMIEEEVVVPSEIHIHGEPVAQERLIHHDRHESLRGPHFAKTPQASKPKKTRLSAASTVDSAECSDETAEKNTAVKNTAVKNTAVKNTAEKMTERVHHRIDPEHAPEEKAEETVSQTEVHHVNEVHRAVVQPVKHQKLNSAYDVVEPVRDDVTHIPGGPLERALRILAQEQKS; from the coding sequence ATGACGAACCCTATGTGGGCCTATTTTATTGATAGCGGTCTGTCCATTGAGGGACTCAAGACGATGTCGTCACGTTGGTATTTTGTTCGACTTGTAGCTTGTTTGGCAGCTTTTTCACTGTCGATTCATCAAGGGGCCAATGCGCAAAACCAGTTTGCCGGCTCTCAAAGTCTTCAACGATCACCATCGGGCATGAAGATCGTCGAGGCTTCTCAGCCCCAAAACCAGACTCATTACTTCACGATTGTTGGGGCCGTTCACCGGTCTGGTGTCTACTCAGCTGATGAACACAAGGTTTCTCTCTCAAGGCTTTTGGAATCTGCAGGAGGCTTCGCCTCGGTGACCCGCCCGACAATCCGTGTCGTCGGTGGTGGCAGGGAACGATATCGTTTTCTCTATAACCCGAATCGTGAAAGCCAACCCAATGTGCAGTCGGGTGAAGTGATTGTCGTCCTTCCAAACCCCGGGCAGATGACAACGGAAACAGAAATCCCAGTCATCCCGGTCGCTTGCATTGGCCTTGATGACCGGCCGATTGTCTTGCCTCTTTCGACTGACATTCGAACCGTTGATGACCTCCTCAACCGGCTGAAACAGACTCAGCAATTAACGGATTCCGTAAACATCCTAGACCCATTCGGCCGCCCCAATACGAGAATGCTTGCACCAGGATCAGTCATTCTGTGCAACCCTCAGCTTGTCGACACTCAGGCTCTGAGCTCGACGGAAGCCTTTCCGCCAGCTGTCCCATTGACACCTGAAAAGAATGAAGAACCTCTTAGCAACAACGAAGCGCCTGAATTAGAGAGTTCCATGGTTGTGGTCCCGGCTCCTCTGAGACCATCGATCGTCACCCCGATTCCGGAAAGACCGATTGCTGGCCCGGAACTGACTCTGACTCCTCTTCAATCACCTCTCGTCTCGACCGAGAGACCTGCTCTGCCAAAGATGGAGAAGACTCAAGTTGCCAGGAGCTTTGAGAAAACCATCCCGAGTGAGATGACGACCAAGATTGCGGAATACCTGAGTGAGCCGCGACAGACTGCACAGACTCAACTTCAGTCTTATGATTTGCCGCTCCTCGAGAGCGAATCTGCGACATCAACTTCCGCTCCAGCACCAACTACCGCTCCGGCACCATTGCCAACCACGTCCATTTCATCGGTTGCCCCCGCACCTCCAGAGGCGTTTCCTGTCCGCAGAAATCAGGTCAATCGAGGCAATCGAAATCAAGCAAGCAAAACGGGGCTCGTCCCAACAACATCACCTCAGAGTGCATTGAGAAAAGATGCTTCCTCCTCAACCATCGCAAACTCTTCTCCAGTGGTAACCAAATCTGAGACTCCAATATCAAAACGAGTACCATCAATCTGGACGATCCTTCCGATTGCATTTGCGGTCGCATTGATGGGCTTCATCGGCTTCGTCCTTTCTGTTCTCTGGTCGAGACATGATCGCCGTAAGCAGCGAAATCAAATCAGCGACACAGCCTCGAACACTCGTCCATCAGTGGATGTTTCCGAAGAACAAAGTGACCTTCAACAGGTTTCAATGATCTTGAATCGCTCGATCCCGATGATCGAGGAAGAAGTTGTTGTTCCCTCTGAAATTCATATTCATGGTGAACCAGTTGCTCAAGAACGATTGATCCACCATGACCGCCACGAATCACTTCGTGGTCCACACTTTGCGAAAACTCCTCAAGCGAGCAAGCCGAAAAAAACGAGACTCTCCGCAGCATCTACCGTTGACTCGGCGGAATGTTCTGATGAGACAGCAGAAAAGAACACTGCTGTAAAAAATACTGCTGTAAAGAACACTGCTGTAAAGAACACTGCTGAGAAGATGACTGAGCGAGTACATCACCGGATCGACCCGGAGCACGCCCCCGAAGAGAAGGCAGAAGAAACGGTTTCTCAGACCGAAGTCCATCACGTGAATGAAGTTCACCGCGCTGTTGTCCAACCGGTGAAGCATCAAAAATTGAATTCAGCCTACGATGTCGTCGAACCTGTGCGCGATGACGTCACTCACATACCAGGTGGTCCACTTGAACGGGCTCTGCGAATCCTGGCACAGGAGCAGAAATCGTGA
- a CDS encoding NPCBM/NEW2 domain-containing protein, translating to MQDGAQAEVTNLSWEKDSIQFKTSSGAPDVLPRKQIKTISFRRSYSRKITRSIGLQLTNNDIYFVSDLLLSEERFLAKFENQKLSIPIEYVREVFFDVCITNLKKSAVDPEADDVVILKNQDVVRGELVSFDDDEIHFKTDLGNLKLPRSNSLSIKLNPALAAEIPIGSKYAQLFLKNGSVLSTIADDFDFSKEKLNVELPEIGTLSIRMSDICRIEFWDKRHHLLNRDQPLRSHNEDYFGNITSFNQNRNASGQLLLSGDQLFATGYGVRSQSELIFAIPSNAESFIFSLGLDDRADQNGAVDIHISLDDTEVSSHRLSQTDSHFLEPSALPIHGQKNLKLSVRFGLRGDVGDCVNWCQPYFLLKE from the coding sequence ATGCAGGATGGTGCTCAAGCCGAAGTGACCAACTTGAGTTGGGAAAAGGATTCCATTCAGTTTAAGACCAGTTCGGGAGCCCCGGATGTCCTTCCAAGGAAACAAATCAAAACGATCTCATTTCGAAGGTCATACAGCCGGAAAATAACACGTTCCATCGGACTCCAACTCACAAATAACGACATCTACTTTGTCAGCGATCTTCTGCTTTCTGAAGAACGATTTCTTGCGAAGTTTGAAAACCAGAAACTATCGATTCCAATCGAATACGTGAGGGAAGTCTTCTTCGATGTCTGTATCACGAATCTGAAAAAGAGTGCAGTGGATCCAGAAGCGGATGACGTCGTCATCTTGAAAAATCAGGACGTCGTAAGAGGGGAATTAGTCTCTTTCGACGACGACGAAATCCATTTCAAAACAGACTTAGGAAACCTGAAACTTCCACGATCCAATTCACTGTCGATCAAACTGAATCCGGCACTCGCTGCTGAGATTCCTATCGGTTCCAAATATGCTCAGTTGTTCCTGAAAAATGGGTCAGTTCTTTCAACAATTGCGGACGATTTCGACTTTTCGAAAGAGAAGCTGAATGTTGAACTCCCGGAGATCGGGACGCTCTCGATTCGGATGAGTGATATTTGTCGCATCGAGTTCTGGGATAAACGGCACCATCTCCTGAACCGGGATCAGCCACTCCGCTCTCACAACGAAGACTATTTTGGCAACATCACCTCTTTCAATCAGAACCGGAATGCCTCTGGACAACTGTTGCTCTCTGGCGATCAGCTTTTTGCGACTGGCTATGGGGTCAGAAGTCAGTCTGAACTTATTTTCGCGATTCCTTCAAATGCCGAGTCCTTCATTTTTTCTCTCGGGCTTGATGACCGGGCTGACCAAAACGGGGCAGTCGACATTCACATCAGCCTCGATGACACCGAGGTCAGTTCACACCGACTTTCCCAGACAGATTCTCATTTTTTAGAGCCTTCTGCTCTGCCAATCCATGGGCAAAAGAACCTTAAACTCAGCGTGAGATTTGGCTTACGTGGCGACGTTGGCGATTGCGTCAACTGGTGTCAGCCTTACTTCCTACTCAAAGAGTAA